A portion of the Candidatus Eisenbacteria bacterium genome contains these proteins:
- the purL gene encoding phosphoribosylformylglycinamidine synthase subunit PurL: protein MTVVTAAGTAAWTLEEAAEPASVSARLRARGVVLDPEEVTLLGQLLGRAPSWAEAVLFGILWSEHCSYKSTRHLLKRLPTQAPQVVIGPGEDAGVVSLPEPCADTVLVLGHESHNHPSQLLPVEGAATGIGGIVRDIVCMGAEVVGVLDALRFGDPRGDVHVRDVMRGAVRGIAEYGNALGVPNLGGDTVFDGGFDTNCLVNAMAIGLAPAGGVLRSRVPEGPGPWAFVLVGKPTDESGFGGAAFASGELDERDQRGAVQLPDPFLKRVLNVATYEAFRRIREADVPCGFKDLGAGGIACATSELAAAGGCGAEIALDLAHRVERALPPEVLLCAETQERYCWVVPEAFAPQLLAIYNDDFALARVHPGAGARVIGRATPGSRYHVTWQGATLVDCDAGAITTGRRIERPARRRPRRPTTRSRRRATDVRAALLAMLKGDHVGSRAHLFRHYDSEVQGRTWLRPGEGDAVVLRCHPDRPLGLAFAVAGNPFWCAGDPALGARHAVAEAARNCAVVGARPWALTDCLNFGHPEDPEVMGDLEEAIDGLAEAARALGSLASAGAALPFVSGNVSLYNQVGARAIPPSPIVMCAGVLGDVSGALGLGLQQSGDVLVLVGEPRDGLEGSTYRREVLREREGPPPALSLEHEARLQAFAVAVAEGRWASAAHDVSDGGLAVALVEMALGAREGAALGVEVNLDPLEVEPAVALFSERPAILYEVGFDRLPRLSQASREHGLVAWPVGTVTAQPLARVLLPGGEQVRWTVQELAEASASGLRRRWNEEGV, encoded by the coding sequence GTGACGGTGGTGACCGCTGCGGGCACGGCGGCATGGACGCTCGAGGAAGCGGCCGAGCCGGCGTCGGTCTCGGCCCGGCTGCGCGCACGCGGGGTCGTGCTCGATCCCGAGGAGGTGACACTGCTCGGGCAATTGCTCGGTCGTGCGCCGAGCTGGGCCGAAGCGGTGCTGTTCGGCATCCTGTGGAGCGAGCACTGTTCGTACAAGTCCACGCGCCACCTGCTCAAGCGACTGCCGACGCAGGCCCCGCAGGTCGTGATCGGCCCGGGCGAGGACGCCGGCGTGGTGTCTCTGCCCGAGCCCTGCGCGGACACCGTGCTCGTGCTCGGACACGAGAGCCACAACCATCCGAGCCAGTTGCTCCCGGTCGAGGGCGCGGCGACCGGCATCGGCGGGATCGTGCGCGACATCGTCTGCATGGGCGCCGAGGTGGTCGGGGTGCTCGACGCGCTGCGCTTCGGCGATCCGCGCGGCGACGTGCACGTGCGCGACGTGATGCGCGGCGCCGTGCGGGGCATCGCCGAGTACGGCAACGCGCTCGGGGTTCCGAACCTGGGCGGCGACACGGTCTTCGACGGCGGCTTCGACACGAACTGTCTCGTCAACGCCATGGCGATCGGACTCGCCCCGGCCGGCGGCGTGCTTCGCTCGCGGGTGCCCGAAGGGCCCGGGCCGTGGGCGTTCGTGCTGGTCGGCAAGCCGACCGACGAGAGCGGCTTCGGCGGGGCGGCGTTCGCGTCCGGCGAGCTGGACGAGCGCGACCAGCGCGGCGCGGTGCAGCTGCCCGACCCGTTCCTCAAGCGCGTGCTCAACGTCGCGACGTACGAGGCGTTCCGGCGGATCCGCGAGGCGGACGTCCCCTGCGGCTTCAAGGACCTCGGGGCCGGCGGGATCGCCTGCGCGACCAGCGAGCTGGCGGCGGCCGGCGGGTGCGGGGCCGAGATCGCGCTCGATCTGGCGCACCGCGTCGAGCGCGCGCTGCCGCCGGAAGTGCTGCTGTGCGCCGAGACGCAGGAGCGCTACTGCTGGGTGGTGCCGGAAGCGTTCGCGCCGCAGCTGCTCGCGATCTACAACGACGATTTCGCGCTCGCCCGGGTGCATCCTGGAGCCGGGGCGCGGGTCATCGGCAGGGCGACGCCGGGCTCGCGCTACCACGTGACCTGGCAGGGCGCGACGCTCGTGGACTGCGACGCCGGGGCGATCACGACGGGACGGCGCATCGAGCGGCCGGCGCGGCGGCGCCCGCGGCGCCCGACGACGAGATCCCGCCGCCGCGCCACCGACGTGCGCGCGGCGCTGCTCGCGATGCTCAAGGGCGACCACGTCGGCTCGCGAGCGCACCTGTTCCGTCACTACGACTCCGAGGTGCAGGGCCGCACCTGGCTGCGCCCGGGCGAGGGCGACGCGGTGGTGCTTCGCTGTCACCCGGACCGCCCGCTCGGACTGGCGTTCGCGGTCGCGGGCAACCCGTTCTGGTGCGCCGGCGACCCCGCGCTGGGCGCGCGCCACGCCGTCGCCGAAGCCGCGCGCAACTGCGCGGTCGTCGGCGCGCGTCCCTGGGCGCTCACCGACTGCCTGAACTTCGGGCACCCCGAGGACCCGGAGGTCATGGGCGACCTCGAGGAGGCGATCGACGGCCTCGCCGAGGCCGCGCGCGCACTCGGTTCGCTGGCCTCCGCCGGCGCGGCGCTGCCGTTCGTGAGCGGAAACGTGAGCCTCTACAACCAGGTCGGGGCACGGGCCATTCCACCTTCGCCGATCGTGATGTGCGCGGGCGTGCTCGGCGACGTCAGCGGCGCGCTCGGGCTCGGGCTGCAGCAGTCCGGCGATGTGCTGGTGCTGGTGGGCGAACCGCGCGACGGCCTGGAGGGCTCGACGTACCGGCGGGAGGTGCTTCGCGAGCGCGAGGGCCCACCGCCGGCGCTGAGCCTCGAGCACGAAGCGCGCCTGCAGGCGTTCGCGGTGGCCGTCGCCGAAGGGCGGTGGGCCTCGGCGGCGCACGACGTCTCCGACGGGGGCCTCGCGGTGGCGCTCGTCGAGATGGCGCTCGGCGCCCGCGAAGGCGCAGCGCTCGGAGTGGAGGTGAACCTCGACCCGCTCGAAGTCGAACCGGCGGTCGCGCTCTTCTCGGAGCGCCCGGCGATCCTCTACGAGGTGGGCTTCGACCGTCTGCCGCGGCTCTCGCAGGCGTCGCGCGAGCACGGGCTGGTGGCCTGGCCGGTCGGGACGGTGACGGCGCAGCCGCTCGCGCGCGTCCTGCTGCCGGGCGGCGAGCAGGTGCGCTGGACCGTGCAGGAGCTGGCGGAAGCCTCTGCGTCGGGCCTGCGCCGGCGCTGGAACGAGGAGGGCGTGTGA
- the purQ gene encoding phosphoribosylformylglycinamidine synthase I produces the protein MSGARVAVIQFPGVNCEAETVRALERAGLGASVFRWTRPAGELRSFEAYVLPGGFSYQDRVRAGVLAAKDPLVGVLAERAEAGRPVLGICNGAQVLVEAGLVPGGGAVEVALAANRMPARSGYYTRWVTCRVEASPCLFLRHLEPGTLLPLPVAHGEGRFVSRRRGAVAALLSAGQVPLRYASAAGVPAEAFPDNPNGAEQAAAAICNPAGNVLAMMPHPERTLDLGAIARTTGGEWGRRQREALSRGGALAFADAPGTGPFLGLRAFLEQA, from the coding sequence GTGAGCGGCGCGCGCGTCGCCGTGATCCAGTTCCCCGGCGTCAACTGCGAGGCCGAAACGGTTCGCGCGCTCGAACGCGCCGGGCTGGGAGCCAGCGTCTTCCGCTGGACGCGCCCCGCCGGGGAACTGCGGTCGTTCGAGGCCTACGTGCTGCCGGGCGGCTTCTCGTACCAGGACCGCGTGCGCGCCGGCGTGCTCGCGGCCAAGGATCCGCTGGTCGGCGTGCTGGCCGAACGCGCCGAAGCCGGCCGTCCGGTGCTCGGGATCTGCAACGGCGCGCAGGTGCTGGTGGAAGCGGGGCTGGTGCCGGGAGGGGGCGCGGTCGAGGTGGCGCTGGCCGCCAACCGCATGCCCGCACGCTCGGGCTACTACACCCGCTGGGTGACCTGCAGGGTCGAGGCGTCGCCGTGCCTGTTCCTCCGACACCTCGAACCGGGAACCCTGTTGCCGCTCCCGGTCGCGCACGGCGAGGGCCGGTTCGTCTCCCGGCGGCGGGGCGCGGTCGCGGCGCTGCTGTCCGCGGGCCAGGTGCCGCTGCGCTACGCGTCCGCCGCCGGGGTGCCTGCGGAAGCGTTTCCCGACAACCCGAACGGCGCCGAGCAGGCGGCGGCCGCGATCTGCAACCCGGCCGGCAACGTGCTGGCGATGATGCCGCATCCCGAGCGCACGCTCGACCTGGGTGCGATCGCGCGCACCACCGGTGGCGAGTGGGGCCGCCGCCAGCGCGAGGCGCTCTCGCGAGGCGGCGCGCTCGCGTTCGCGGACGCGCCCGGAACCGGGCCGTTCCTTGGACTGCGCGCCTTCCTGGAGCAGGCATGA
- a CDS encoding amidophosphoribosyltransferase produces MSDLPAAKSWREECGVFGAVGVPRAAELTALGLHALQHRGQEATGVVACGDDGAFQVRKGIGLVADVYRHAGLAQLTGQMAIGHNRYSTSGGLTLENTQPLRVVYRGGELALGHNGNLTNARELRQGLEESGSIFQTTLDSEVFLHLVALSQLDSVEDALAEAARQVRGAYSLVVLTRESVIALRDPHGFRPLCLGRLGDGYVVASETCALDLVGADFLREIQPGEMVTIDPQGVRSRQVLPSAQPLQHCVFEHIYFSRPDSRVFGSGVDRVRRRLGHQLAREHPADADLVLSVPDSSNSIALGYSEESGLRYELGLIRNHYVGRTFIQPLQAGRDFGVRVKFNPVREVLEGRRVVVVDDSIVRGTTSRKLVRLLKRAGAREVHFRVGSPPVTHPCFYGIDTPSRRELIGALKSVEEIRDYLGVESLGYLSLEGMLSCEAEPRNFCRACFTGQYPVPVDPTTTKLSLENLRRSPSGATG; encoded by the coding sequence ATGAGCGATCTGCCGGCGGCGAAGTCGTGGAGGGAGGAGTGCGGCGTGTTCGGCGCGGTGGGTGTGCCGCGGGCCGCGGAGCTCACGGCACTCGGCCTGCACGCGCTTCAGCATCGCGGTCAGGAGGCGACGGGCGTCGTCGCCTGCGGCGACGACGGAGCGTTCCAGGTGCGCAAGGGCATCGGGCTCGTCGCCGACGTGTACCGCCACGCGGGCCTCGCGCAGCTGACGGGCCAGATGGCGATCGGTCACAACCGCTACTCGACCTCGGGCGGGCTGACGCTCGAGAACACGCAGCCGCTGCGGGTCGTTTATCGCGGCGGCGAGCTGGCGCTGGGCCACAACGGCAACCTCACCAACGCCCGCGAACTGCGTCAGGGGCTCGAGGAGTCGGGCTCGATCTTCCAGACGACGCTGGACTCCGAGGTCTTCCTGCACCTGGTGGCGCTCTCGCAGCTCGACTCGGTCGAGGACGCCCTCGCCGAGGCGGCCCGGCAGGTGCGGGGAGCCTACTCGCTGGTCGTGCTGACCCGCGAGTCGGTGATCGCCCTGCGCGACCCGCACGGCTTCCGGCCGCTGTGCCTCGGGCGGCTGGGCGACGGTTACGTCGTGGCCAGCGAGACCTGCGCGCTCGACCTGGTCGGCGCCGACTTCCTGCGCGAGATCCAGCCCGGGGAGATGGTGACGATCGACCCGCAGGGGGTGCGCAGCCGCCAGGTCCTGCCGTCCGCGCAGCCGCTCCAGCACTGCGTCTTCGAGCACATCTACTTCTCGCGGCCCGACAGCCGGGTGTTCGGCTCGGGGGTGGACCGCGTCCGGCGCCGGCTCGGTCACCAGCTGGCGCGCGAGCACCCGGCCGACGCCGACCTCGTCCTCTCGGTGCCGGACTCGAGCAACTCGATCGCGCTCGGATACAGCGAGGAGTCGGGCCTTCGTTACGAGCTCGGCCTGATCCGCAACCACTACGTCGGACGAACGTTCATCCAGCCGTTGCAGGCGGGGCGCGACTTCGGCGTCCGGGTCAAGTTCAACCCGGTGCGGGAAGTGCTCGAGGGTCGGCGCGTGGTCGTGGTGGACGATTCGATCGTGCGGGGCACCACCAGCCGCAAGCTGGTCCGGCTTCTCAAGCGCGCCGGCGCGCGCGAGGTGCATTTCCGCGTCGGCTCGCCGCCGGTCACCCACCCGTGCTTCTACGGCATCGACACCCCGAGCCGGCGCGAGCTGATCGGCGCGCTCAAGAGCGTCGAGGAGATCCGCGACTACCTCGGAGTCGAGTCGCTGGGCTACCTGTCGCTCGAGGGCATGCTGTCGTGCGAGGCCGAGCCGCGCAACTTCTGCCGGGCCTGCTTCACGGGCCAGTACCCGGTGCCCGTGGATCCGACCACGACCAAGCTGTCGCTCGAGAACCTGCGGCGCAGCCCGAGCGGCGCGACCGGGTAG
- the lysS gene encoding lysine--tRNA ligase, with the protein MPRMSLAMLMEQRRAKIAAWKAIGCEPYAYRFDVTHHAAQLQARGDAVTAEYGERVRVAGRIMTMRGHGKAGFAHLLDHTGRVQAYFKSDVLGEQYRRFELLDVGDWVGIEGPLFRTRTGEITVRADAIELLAKSIRPLPEKWHGLTDPETRYRQRYADLFVNLEVREVFRRRAALTSRIRAFLDSRAYLEVETPVLQPLYGGAFARPFVTHHNALDVDLYLRISNELYLKRLIVGGLDRVYEFSRNFRNEGMDRSHNPEFTLLEYYQAFADVHEMMDLTEALVCDALQAACGTLKVAHQGRILDFTPPWPRVSMLDAVSEKVGESVHSLDERTLARHVERHSLHPRAGTGAGGMLDELFSALVQPGLQDAAFVVDFPLETSPLARVSRANPAVVERFELFAAGMELANAFSEQNDPDAQRRAFEAQVRARERGDEEAQALDEDYLRALEYGMPPTGGVGIGIDRLVMLATDSRSIRDVVLFPQLRPEEGRPVADSDEEPAEDGEGAVSG; encoded by the coding sequence ATGCCCCGCATGTCGCTCGCGATGCTGATGGAGCAGCGCCGCGCCAAGATCGCCGCCTGGAAGGCGATCGGCTGCGAGCCCTACGCCTACCGCTTCGACGTCACGCACCACGCCGCGCAGCTGCAGGCGCGCGGCGACGCCGTGACCGCCGAGTACGGCGAGCGGGTGCGGGTGGCGGGGCGCATCATGACGATGCGCGGCCACGGCAAGGCCGGATTCGCCCACCTGCTGGACCACACCGGTCGCGTGCAGGCCTACTTCAAGAGTGACGTGCTGGGCGAGCAGTACCGGCGCTTCGAGCTGCTCGACGTAGGCGACTGGGTGGGAATCGAAGGTCCGCTCTTCCGCACGCGCACGGGCGAGATCACGGTGCGCGCCGACGCGATCGAACTGCTCGCCAAGTCCATCCGGCCGCTGCCCGAGAAGTGGCATGGACTGACCGACCCCGAGACGCGCTACCGCCAGCGCTACGCCGACCTGTTCGTCAACCTCGAGGTGCGGGAGGTGTTCCGCCGGCGCGCGGCGCTCACCTCGCGGATCCGCGCGTTCCTCGACTCGCGTGCCTACCTCGAGGTCGAGACGCCCGTGCTTCAGCCGCTCTACGGCGGGGCGTTCGCGCGGCCGTTCGTGACGCACCACAACGCCCTCGACGTGGACCTCTACCTGCGGATCTCCAACGAGCTCTACCTGAAGCGCCTGATCGTCGGCGGGCTCGACCGTGTCTACGAGTTCTCCCGGAACTTCCGCAACGAAGGCATGGACCGGTCGCACAATCCCGAGTTCACGCTGCTCGAGTACTACCAGGCCTTCGCCGACGTGCACGAGATGATGGACCTGACCGAGGCCCTGGTCTGCGACGCGCTGCAGGCGGCGTGCGGGACGCTCAAGGTCGCCCACCAGGGTCGGATCCTCGACTTCACGCCCCCGTGGCCGCGCGTCTCGATGCTCGACGCGGTCAGCGAGAAGGTCGGCGAGAGCGTTCATTCGCTCGACGAGCGGACGCTGGCCCGGCACGTCGAGCGGCACAGCCTGCATCCCCGGGCGGGCACGGGCGCGGGCGGCATGCTCGACGAGCTGTTCTCGGCCCTCGTCCAGCCCGGGCTTCAGGACGCCGCGTTCGTCGTGGACTTTCCGCTCGAGACCTCCCCGCTCGCGCGCGTGAGCCGCGCGAACCCGGCGGTCGTCGAGCGCTTCGAGCTGTTCGCGGCCGGGATGGAACTGGCCAACGCGTTCAGCGAGCAGAACGATCCGGACGCCCAGCGCCGAGCGTTCGAGGCGCAGGTGCGGGCCCGCGAGCGCGGGGACGAGGAGGCGCAGGCGCTCGACGAGGACTACCTGCGGGCGCTCGAGTACGGCATGCCTCCGACCGGCGGCGTCGGCATCGGCATCGACCGGCTGGTGATGCTGGCGACCGACTCGCGCTCGATCCGCGACGTCGTGCTGTTCCCGCAGCTGCGTCCCGAAGAGGGCCGGCCGGTCGCCGACTCGGACGAGGAGCCCGCGGAGGACGGGGAGGGAGCCGTCTCCGGGTGA
- a CDS encoding ABC transporter permease, protein MNLPLWIAARYLRSRPRSGFVTLLTGISIAGVALGVTALLTVLAVMNGFENEIQTRIAGTDAHVVLLGANTAGVGDADSLAARMRRVPGVTGVAPFTYAKAMLFRDGVTEGLVVKGVDLAAERAVTTIDSHIRPALDSIPARTPQGEPGIVLGSELAARLGVSLGDVVLLGTLRADAGSAFGWAPRLRPFRLVGVFTSGLYTYDSSFGFVSLGAARDFFELGDRVTGVEVRLADMFEAPRMAKRLLAAAGRDDLRANNWIELNRNLFTWMKLEKAVMFLILALIVLVAAFNIVSTLFMVVMEKRIEIGVLKTMGAAPALVLRVFLLEGLLIGGLGTALGTALGGALIAVLARYPIVRLPGDVYFIEKLPVRAEAGDFAAVILAALALCMAAAWYPAWQASRIDPIQAIRKTT, encoded by the coding sequence GTGAACCTGCCGCTGTGGATCGCGGCGCGCTACCTGCGCAGCCGGCCGCGGAGCGGGTTCGTCACGCTCCTGACCGGCATCTCGATCGCCGGCGTCGCGCTGGGGGTGACGGCGCTGCTCACGGTCCTGGCGGTGATGAACGGCTTCGAGAACGAGATCCAGACGCGCATCGCCGGCACCGACGCGCATGTCGTGCTGCTCGGCGCGAACACCGCGGGGGTCGGCGATGCCGACAGCCTCGCGGCCCGCATGCGGCGGGTGCCCGGCGTCACCGGCGTGGCGCCGTTCACGTACGCCAAGGCGATGCTGTTCCGCGACGGCGTCACGGAGGGGCTGGTCGTCAAAGGCGTGGACCTGGCGGCCGAGCGCGCGGTGACGACGATCGATTCGCACATCCGCCCGGCGCTCGACTCGATTCCCGCTCGAACGCCGCAGGGCGAACCGGGGATTGTCCTGGGCTCGGAGCTGGCCGCCCGGCTCGGGGTGAGCCTCGGAGACGTGGTGCTGCTCGGAACGCTGCGCGCGGACGCCGGATCGGCGTTCGGCTGGGCGCCGAGGTTGCGGCCATTCCGCCTCGTCGGCGTCTTCACCTCGGGCTTGTACACCTACGATTCGAGTTTCGGCTTCGTGAGCCTCGGGGCCGCGCGCGACTTCTTCGAACTCGGGGATCGCGTGACCGGCGTCGAGGTCCGCCTCGCCGACATGTTCGAGGCGCCGCGGATGGCGAAGCGCCTGCTCGCGGCCGCGGGGCGCGACGACCTGCGCGCCAACAACTGGATCGAACTCAATCGCAACCTGTTCACCTGGATGAAGCTCGAGAAGGCGGTGATGTTCCTGATCCTCGCGCTCATCGTGCTGGTCGCGGCCTTCAACATCGTGAGCACGTTGTTCATGGTGGTGATGGAGAAGCGGATCGAGATCGGGGTGCTCAAGACCATGGGGGCGGCGCCCGCGCTCGTGCTGCGCGTCTTCCTGCTGGAAGGGCTGCTGATCGGCGGACTGGGAACGGCGCTCGGCACGGCGCTCGGTGGAGCGCTGATCGCGGTGCTCGCCCGCTACCCGATCGTCCGCCTGCCGGGAGACGTCTACTTCATCGAGAAGCTGCCGGTGCGGGCCGAGGCTGGCGATTTTGCCGCCGTGATTCTGGCCGCCCTTGCCCTATGTATGGCCGCGGCCTGGTACCCGGCCTGGCAGGCCTCACGGATCGACCCGATCCAGGCGATCCGGAAGACGACCTGA
- a CDS encoding ABC transporter ATP-binding protein — protein sequence MYGRGLVPGLAGLTDRPDPGDPEDDLKSSLRGAPQVSATTANQSSGPVLVARGLRKSYESPTGPLEVLKGVDLELTRGMLLAVTGASGSGKTTLLNILGALDRASGGSLRLGGTEVTSLGESARCRLRAERIGFVFQFHHLLPEFTVEENVMMPLLLAGTPVEDARTRARAMLGAAGLRERWLHRPAEISGGEAQRVAVARALATGPELVLADEPTGNLDADTAAELHQLLSSLAREHHRTLVVVTHNDRLAATADQVLRLEAGRLVPAA from the coding sequence ATGTATGGCCGCGGCCTGGTACCCGGCCTGGCAGGCCTCACGGATCGACCCGATCCAGGCGATCCGGAAGACGACCTGAAGTCCAGCCTGAGGGGAGCCCCGCAAGTGTCGGCAACTACGGCAAATCAATCCAGTGGTCCTGTCCTGGTAGCACGCGGATTGCGAAAGAGCTACGAATCGCCGACCGGTCCGCTCGAGGTCCTCAAGGGGGTGGACCTGGAGCTGACCCGTGGCATGCTTCTGGCTGTCACGGGGGCGTCCGGCTCCGGCAAGACCACGCTGCTGAACATCCTCGGGGCGCTCGATCGGGCCAGCGGCGGTTCCTTGCGGCTCGGAGGGACGGAGGTGACGTCGCTCGGCGAGAGCGCGCGCTGCCGCCTGCGGGCCGAGCGGATCGGCTTCGTGTTCCAGTTCCACCACCTGCTTCCCGAGTTCACCGTCGAGGAGAACGTCATGATGCCGCTGCTGCTCGCGGGTACGCCGGTCGAGGACGCGCGGACGCGCGCGCGCGCGATGCTCGGCGCGGCCGGTTTGCGCGAGCGCTGGTTGCACCGGCCGGCGGAGATCTCGGGCGGGGAAGCGCAGAGGGTCGCGGTGGCGCGCGCGCTCGCGACCGGGCCCGAGCTCGTGCTCGCGGACGAGCCGACCGGAAATCTCGACGCGGACACCGCCGCCGAACTTCACCAACTCCTGTCGTCGCTCGCGCGCGAGCATCATCGAACGCTTGTCGTCGTGACGCACAATGATAGGCTCGCGGCGACTGCGGACCAGGTGCTGAGGCTCGAGGCGGGCCGGCTCGTCCCGGCCGCGTGA
- a CDS encoding UvrB/UvrC motif-containing protein translates to MLCQICGKNPATVHFTEIHDNKMSEIHVCERCAEEKGMQAAATQHKFEIADLLAGMVDAMTQTDEERVGHVQCPRCGMLYSSFKETGRLGCAECYTAFQFQLRPLLRRIHGDTRHRGKHPSRGGEGATRTRQIHRLHDELQRAVEREDFEKAAAIRDEIRRLEAEQAAHAAPPGAA, encoded by the coding sequence ATGCTCTGCCAGATCTGCGGCAAGAACCCGGCGACCGTGCACTTCACGGAGATCCACGACAACAAGATGTCGGAGATCCACGTGTGTGAGCGTTGCGCCGAGGAAAAGGGCATGCAGGCGGCGGCGACCCAGCACAAGTTCGAGATCGCCGACCTGCTGGCCGGCATGGTGGACGCCATGACCCAGACCGACGAGGAAAGGGTCGGTCACGTCCAGTGCCCGCGCTGCGGCATGCTCTATTCGAGCTTCAAGGAGACGGGCCGGCTGGGTTGCGCGGAGTGCTACACGGCCTTCCAGTTCCAGCTTCGGCCGCTGTTGCGCCGCATCCACGGCGACACCCGGCATCGCGGCAAGCACCCCAGCCGCGGCGGCGAGGGTGCGACCCGCACGAGGCAGATTCACCGCCTGCACGACGAACTGCAGCGGGCCGTCGAGCGCGAGGACTTCGAAAAGGCGGCGGCGATCCGCGACGAGATCCGGCGCCTCGAGGCCGAACAGGCCGCGCACGCGGCGCCCCCGGGGGCGGCATGA
- a CDS encoding protein arginine kinase: MSAPRDFEELFTSTSPWLLGEGPHAEMVLSTRIRLARNLREVPFTHRAREEQLQGVLAGVTSAAQQSASLRDGLLLKMSECTAIERQVLVERHLVSHELGDGARPRGILVASDPRLSLMINEEDHLRLQALTPGFQLAEAWSLADRADDELDPSLEFAFSEEIGYLTSCPTNAGTGLRASVLIHLPALVLLEEIQQVLKSVMQVGLNVRGLYGEHSEVMGNLFQISNQTTLGRSERDSIESLERVTRQIIETEERARERMLRDARVQIEDKVWRAYGTLRYCRSIHAREVINLCSAVRLGVAMNLPGLCPLRTLNELLVLTQPAHLQRAHGGELSPAERNIVRARLVRERLAAGDHESGANPQG, translated from the coding sequence ATGAGCGCGCCGCGCGATTTCGAGGAGTTGTTCACGTCCACCAGCCCCTGGCTGCTGGGCGAGGGCCCGCATGCCGAGATGGTGCTGTCCACGCGCATCCGGCTGGCGCGCAACCTGCGCGAGGTGCCGTTCACGCACCGTGCCCGCGAGGAGCAGTTGCAGGGCGTGCTGGCGGGCGTGACCAGCGCCGCGCAGCAGTCGGCGTCTCTGCGGGACGGCCTGCTGCTGAAGATGAGCGAGTGCACCGCCATCGAGCGCCAGGTGCTGGTCGAGCGCCATCTCGTCAGTCACGAGCTCGGCGACGGCGCGCGGCCGCGCGGGATCCTCGTCGCGTCGGACCCGCGCCTGTCGCTGATGATCAACGAGGAGGACCACCTGAGGCTGCAGGCGCTCACGCCGGGCTTCCAGCTGGCGGAGGCGTGGTCGCTCGCGGATCGGGCCGACGACGAACTGGATCCGTCGCTCGAATTCGCGTTCTCGGAAGAAATCGGCTATCTCACCTCGTGCCCGACGAACGCGGGCACCGGCCTGCGCGCCTCGGTGCTCATCCACCTGCCGGCGCTGGTGCTGCTCGAGGAGATCCAGCAGGTCCTCAAGAGCGTGATGCAGGTGGGGCTCAACGTTCGCGGCCTGTACGGCGAGCACAGCGAAGTGATGGGCAACCTCTTCCAGATCTCGAACCAGACGACGCTCGGGCGCAGCGAGCGCGACTCGATCGAGAGCCTGGAACGCGTGACACGGCAGATCATCGAGACCGAGGAACGGGCCCGCGAACGGATGCTGCGCGACGCCCGGGTGCAGATCGAGGACAAGGTGTGGCGCGCGTACGGGACGCTCCGGTACTGCCGGTCCATCCATGCGCGCGAGGTGATCAACCTGTGCTCCGCGGTACGGCTCGGGGTGGCGATGAACCTGCCCGGCCTGTGCCCGCTGCGGACGCTGAACGAGCTGCTCGTGCTCACGCAGCCCGCGCACCTGCAGCGCGCCCACGGTGGGGAGCTGTCGCCCGCCGAACGGAACATCGTCCGTGCCCGTCTCGTGCGCGAACGGCTTGCCGCCGGCGACCACGAGTCGGGAGCGAATCCCCAGGGATAG